The following nucleotide sequence is from Vicinamibacterales bacterium.
CGCCGGCCGCGGCGCGCCGCTGGCTGTGGGGCCAGGTGCTTCGCTGCCTGATAACGCCGCCCGCGCCCTCGCGTCCCGCATCCCGTTCCCGTCCTGGTCCCCGCGGAGATTCATTCATGCGCACGCTTCTCTCCGATGCGCGCCACGCGCTTCGGGTGTTCACTCGCACGCCGTCGTACGCCGTCGCCGTCGTCGCCGTTCTCGCCCTCGGCATCGGCGCCAACACGGCCATCTTCAGCATCGTCAACGCGGTGCTGCTGCGGCCGCTGCCGTTCGAGGCGCCCGGCCGGCTGGTCCGCCTGTTTCACATTCCGCCGCAGGCGACGTTTCCCGGCATGGCGACGTTCTCGCTGTCGCCGGCGAACTTCCTCGACTGGCAGCGGGAGAGCAGGTCGTTCGAGGCGATGGCGGCGTACAGCTTCCGCCAGCTGACGCTGACCGGCGCCGGCAACGCCGAAGCGCTGCGCGTCGCGGTGGTCGGACCGGAGTTCTTCAGGATCGTCCGGACGCAGCCGGCGCTGGGGCGCACGTTCCTGCCGGAGGAGCACGAGCCGGAGCGCTCGCGCGTGCTCGTCGTGAGCGACGGCTTCTGGCGCAGCCATCTCGGCGGAGCGCGCGACGCCGTCGGCCGCACGCTGACCTTCGACGGGCAGGCCTTCACGGTGGTCGGGGTGATGCCGCCGCAGTTCTCGGTGCGCGCGTGGGGCGCGACCACGGTGCCGATGTGGCGGCCGCTGGCGTGGACCGGCAAGGAGCGCGCGGTTCGCGAGAACCACAACTACCAGGCGATCGGCCGGCTGGCAGACGGCGTGTCGCTCGGCGCGGCGAAGGCGGAGCTGGAGGTGATCTCGAAGCGCCTCGAACGGCAGTATCCGGCCGACAACGCCGGCTGGGGCGGGACGGCGATCCCGCTGCAGGAACTGCTGGTCGGCGACGTGCGGACGTCCCTCTGGATTCTGCTCGGCGCCGTCGCGCTGGTGCTGCTCATCGCGTGCGCGAACGTCGGCAACCTGATCCTCGCCCGGTCGATGGGCCGGCAGAAGGAGCTCGCCATCCGCGCCGCGCTCGGCGCCGGGCGGCGCCGCGTCTTCCAGCACCTGATCGTGGAATCGCTGGTGCTGGCACTGGCGGGCGGCGCGCTCGGCCTGTTCCTCGCCGGCTGGGCGATCTCGACGGGACGGACGATGCTCGAGGACCAGGTGCCGCGCGCCGGCGAGGCGTCGCTCGACGTGCGCGTCCTGCTGTTCGTCGCCGGCGCCTCGCTGCTGACCGGGGTGCTCGCCGGCGCGATCCCGGCGCTCCGCGCCGGCCGCACCGATCTGAACGACACGCTGAAGGAAGGCGGGCGGAGCGACGCCTCCGGCGCCGGCTCGTTCACGCGGCGCGTCCTCATCGTCGCCGAAGTGGCGCTCTCGCTGATGCTGCTGATGGGGGCCGGCGTGATGCTGCGCAGCCTGCACAACCTGAGGAACGTCGACGCCGGCTTCAATCCGCGCGGCGTCCTCAAGGTCGAGATCACCCTGCCGGACGCGCGCTACAAGGAACCGGCGCAGATCCGCGGCTTCTTCGACGCGCTGCTCGAGCGGGTGCGCGCGCTTCCCGGCGTGGTGAGCGCCGGCATGATCGACACCCTGCCCGCCACCGGCGGCGGATCGGTGCAGCCGATCGTCGTCGAGGGACGTCCCGAGCTGAAGCCGAGCGAACAGCCGACGGTGTCGGTGCGCTTCGGCGGCGGCGGCTACATCAAGACGATGGAGATTCCGCTGCTCGCGGGGCGGGATTTCATCGCCGCCGACGCCGAAGCGATGCTGATCAGCGCCTCGGCGGCGAAGCTGCTGTGGGGGGACGCCGATCCGCTCGGCAAGCGGGTGACGCTGCCGCTGATCTCGCGCGAGCTGAAGATCGAGGTGATCGGCATCGTCGGCGACGTGCGCGAGCAGCTCTCGGAGCAGGCGCCGCCGACGGTCTACTACTACAAGCGCGACCTGCCGTTCGGGCAGACCGCGGTCGCGATCCGCAGCGCGGGCGATCCGCTGCTGCTGGCGCGTCCGGTGATCGCGGCGGTGCGGGCGATGGATCGCGACCTGCCGGTGCAGGAGGTCCGCACCATGGATCAGGTCATCGAGGAGACGCTCGTGGCCGAGCGGTTCCGCGCGCTGCTGCTGCAGATTTTCGCCGGCGCGGCGCTGGCGCTCGCGTCCGTCGGCATCTACAGCGTGCTGTCGTACCTGGTGCGCGGCCGGCGGCGCGAGATCGGGATCCGCACCGCGCTCGGCGCGCGCACCGGCGACGTCGTCCGGATGGTGGTGATCGAGGGGCTCAAGCCCGCGCTGCTCGGCATCGCGCTCGGCGCCGCCGGCGCGCTGCTCGCCGCGCGGCTGCTCGAAAAGATGGTGTTCGGCGTGACGGCAACCGATCCGCTGACGCTCACGGCGGTCGCGTTCACGCTGCTCGCGGTCTCGGTCGCGGCCAGCCTGGTCCCGGCGTGGCGGGCGTCGAAGCTCGATCCGCTGATCGTGCTGCGCGACAGCTAGGCCGTCGCGGTCACGATCCGAGCACGCGCTTCGCCTGCGCGTTGTGGCGGATGGTGTGAGCGGTCGCCCATTCGCCGAACTGCCGCAGGGTGATCGTGCCGAGCGCCGGATGCGTGATCGCGCAGGTGGCGCCGCGCGGCTCGTCGAGCGCGGCGAGCGCCGCGTCCAGTCTCGCGGCTGATTCGGCCAGCAGGTCGAGCACGGCGTCCCGGCGGACGTCGCCCGGGGGCTGCACCCGCTTGCCGGCCTCGATCTTCTGCGGCATGCCGGCGACGACCTCGCTCCACGGCCTCTCGGCCGCGCCGTCGGCCAGCGGCTGTGCCACGGGCCGGGCGCCCGAGACGATGTCCGCGAACTGGCCGTCGACCGTCGCGACGTGCCACCCGATCTGCGCGGCCGACCAGCCGCCATCCGGCGGCTGCCGGTGCACCGCATCGTCGGCCGCCTCGCGCAGGCGCTTGACGAACCGCTCGTGCGCCTCGCGGTACGACTGCCGCGTCCGCGCGATCAACTCGTGGTGACTCTCCACGCGTGCGCCCTCCCCTTTCCCGCGGCGCTAGCCGCCGAAGTACGAGGGAATCGGCATGTCGCGCATGGTGTGCAGGCCGGGCGCGACCTCCAGGATCTTCGGGATCGAGTTCACGGTGATCGACGCGGTGGCGACGTCGCCGTGCACGCCCCCCGCGATCCTGCTGGTGATGCTCGGCGAACCGGCGATCTGCACCTGATCGTACGACTCCGGCGCGCCCAGATAGGCCTCCATGTGGAGGGTGATGACCGGCTTGCCGTGGCGGTAGCCGATGCCGTCCTGCACCAGGCCGCAGACGTAGCCCTCGTCAACCGCCAGGAACTCGCTCGACACGGTCGAGGTCGCGATCTTGGGATGGATCTCGTCGGTGATCCGATCCAGCTTCCAGCCCATGGCATCGGCGATCATCGAGACCGATTCGGCGAGGCCGACGTGGCGCACGCTGGCGTCGTCCACCTTCTTCTGGAACTGCTCGCGGGTCAGGCCGGCGCCGATCTTCTGCTGGAACGGCAGCCGCCGCACGCGCGCGTCCTGGATCCGATCGACACGGATGCTGTCGACGCGCTCGCAGACGCCGGTCAGCGTGATCGGCAGCGCGTCCATCGTGAAGCCCGGGTTCACGCCGGTGCCGAGCACGGCGACCCTGGCCTTCTTGGCCAGCGCGTGGATCTCGCGCGCGTAGCGCATGTTGCCGCCGGTCGGATAGGCCAGCTCCTCGGTGGTCGAGACGATCGGCACCTTGAGCTTCAGGATCTGTTCGATCTGCGGGAGCACCCTCTTCAGCGACGACAACGTGCAGAGCACCACGACATCCGGCTTCGCCGACTTGATGGTCTTTCGCGCGTCGTCCGACACCTTGATGCGAAGCGGACGGCCGACGCCGGCGACCTCGCCGAGATCGCGTCCCGCCTTGGCGGGATCGATGTCGACCGCGCCGACGATCTTGAAGCCGCGGCGCTCCGCGACCTGCTTGACGACCGCCGCGCCGATCGGCCCGAGCCCGTAATGGACGACGCGAATGGGTCCTTTCCGTACTGCCATCTACGACTCCTGTAGCGATGAATCCAAGCGGCCGATTATACCTTCATGATGTAGGATTCCGCAGTGCACGCGATGCGGAGCGGGCTGACGCGCGTGGCGTCGGCGCCAGCCGTACTTGCCGGCGCGATTGCCGTGCTGTGGTGGCTCGAGGGTCCCTGGAATCCGCGAATCATGATCGCGGCGTTCCTGCTGTGGGCGTTTCTTTCGGGCGGCGTCATCGATCGATACGCGCGCGGCCGCCCGACGCGGGCGCGCGGCTTCTTCGCGGCCTGCGGCGCCCACGTCTCCGCGATGATCCGCCTCGGACTCGCCGTCGGGCTCGCCCATGCCGCTCTCCATGCCACCCTGGGCTCCCGGGTGGACAATCCGTACGTGATGGCGGCGGCGATCGTCCTGCTGCTCGTGATCTCGGCGGTGGGCGTCTACGGGCAGATCCGCCTCGTGGTCGAGGATCGCCGCAGCGCCCTCGGCGCGCTGCTCGCCGGAGCGCGATTTGCGCGACGCAATCCCGCGGCCCTCGCGCTGGTCGCGGTGTTCGCCGCGCTCTTGTGGGGAGCGACGGCGGCGATGGCGGCGCTCGAGCCGGCGCCGCCCGACGGCGCGGCCGCCGCGCTGCACGTGGCGGTGCGGCTCGCCGCGGTCGCCTATCTTGCGCTGGCGCTGCATGCCGCCGGCGTCGTGCTGTTCCAGTCGCGTCTCGCCCACGCCGGCTACACCGCCGGTCCGCCGCACGAGTGGCCCGACTCCCCGGCCGCGGAAGCGATCGCCAACGCGGCCCACGTTCCGCGATGACGACCCACCTCCGCACCGCCCGAATCCTCGTCGTCGACGACGAGGACGCCAACGTCGAGATCCTCCGGCGGGTGCTGCGCCGCGCCGGGTTCGCCAGCGTCGACACCACGACCGATTCGCGGCAGGTCGCCCCGCTGTACCTGAAGCATCGCCACGATCTGATCCTGCTCGACCTGCACATGCCGCACATGGACGGCCTCGAGGTGATGGATCAGCTCAACGAGATCGCCTCCGCGTCCTACCTGCCCATCCTGATCCTCTCGGGCGACCTGACGCCGGAGGCGCGGCGCGACGCGCTGTCGCGCGGCGCGAAGGACTTCGTCAACAAGCCGTTCCAGCAGGACGAGCTCCTGCTGCGGATCCGCACGCTGCTCGAGACCCGCCTGCTCTACGTCCGGATCCAGCGGCAGAACCGGCAGCTCGAGGACGCGGTCCGCGAGCGCACCCGCGAGCTGGTCGAATCGCAGATCGAGATGATCGAGCGGCTGGCGATCGCCGCCGAGTACCGCGACGACAACACCGGCCAGCACACGCAGCGCGTCGGGCAGATGTCGGCGCTCGTCGCGCGCCAGCTCGGCCTGCCCGACGCGCAGGTGTCGCTGATCGCGCGCGCCGCGCCGCTGCACGACGTCGGCAAGATCGGCGTCCCCGACACGATCCTGATGAAGATGGGGAAGCTGACCGCGGCCGAGTTCGAGATCGTCAAACAGCACACGACGATCGGCGCGCGGATCCTGTCCGGCGGGAAGTTTCCGCTGCTGCGGCTGGCGGAGGAGATCGCGCAGTTCCACCATGAGCGCTGGGACGGCCACGGCTACGCCGGCATGCGCGGCGCCGATGTGCCGCTCGCCGGACGCATCGTCGCGGTGGCGGACGTCTTCGACGCGCTGACGCAGCAGCGGCCGTACAAGCCGGCGTGGCCGGTCGCCGAAGCGATCGCCGAGATCGATCGTCAGCGCGAGCGGCAGTTCGACGCCGCGGTGGTCGACGCCTTCCTCCGCGTCATCCAGTCCTCCCCGGGCACGCTGCCGAAAAACTTCACCTGATATAGTTCTGCCCCATGAAGAACGGGACGGACGCCATTGTCGAATGGCTGCGGCAGCGCCTCGCGCTGTCCGCGGCGCGCGGTTTCGTGTTCGGGCTGAGCGGCGGCATCGATTCCGCGGTCGTGTCGCGCCTGTGCCAGCTCGCCTCCCCGGGCAACGTCGTCGGCGTGCTGATGCCGTGCCACAGCGACCCGCGCGACGAGAGCGACGCGCGCCTGGTCGCCGATCATTTCGAGATTCCCACCATCCGCGTCGACCTGGCGCCGGCCTACGATCACTTCACCGGCACGCTCCAGCAGGCGGTGAAGACGCTCCCCCACGAACTGATGCCGGACGCCGCGCACCAGTCCGAGGACCTGAAGGCCAGGCTGCCGCTCGCGAACGTGAAGCCGCGCCTGCGCATGACGACGCTCTACTTCGTGGCCAACACGCTGAACTACATGGTGGCGGGCACCGGCAACCGCAGCGAGCTGTCGATCGGCTACTTCACGAAGTACGGCGACGGCGGCGTCGACCTGCTGCCGATCGGCAACCTGCTGAAGAGCGAGGTCCGCGCCGCGGCGCGCGCGCTCGGCGTGCCCGAGCCGGTCATCGACAAGGCGCCGAGCGCCGGCCTCTGGCTCGGGCAGACCGACGAGGCGGAGATGGGCTTCTCCTACGCCGAGCTGGAGGACTACCTGACCAGGGGGCCGCAGACGGTGTCCCCGGCGCTGGCGATGCGAATCGATCGCCTGATGCGGAGCAGCGAGCACAAGCGCGCGCTCGCCCCCGCGCCCGGAGGCAGTGATGACCAGTAGCAGCGTTCGCGCGGGTTCCGCGCTCCGCCGGTTCGTCCTCCCCACGGCGCTCGCCGCGCTGTTGGTCACGTTCGCCAGCGCGCAGCAGCAGGCCATCCAGACGCCGGAGGAGTACTTCGGCTTCCGCATGGGGACGGACAACAAGCTGGCGCGGTGGGACAGGATCGTCCAGTACTTCCAGCAGATCTCCGCCGGCTCCGACCGCGTGCGCTACCGCGAGCTGGGCAAGTCGACCAACGGCAACCCGTTCGTCGCGCTCGAGATCGCGAGCGCCGACACGCTGAAGAGCCTGGACCGCTACAAACAGCTCCAGCGCAAGCTCTATTTCCAGGGGGGCGCGCCGAGCGACGCCGAGCGGGACGAGATCTTCCAGCAGGGCAAGGCGGTCGTCGTGGTGACGACGACGATTCACGCGACCGAGATTGGCGCCTCGCAGATGGTGGTCGAGCTCGTGCACCGGCTGGCGACGGAGAACTCGCCGGCGGTGAAGAAGATCCTCGACAACGTCATCTTCGTGCTGGTGCCCAGCCTGAACCCGGACGGCCAGATCATGGTGACCGACTGGTTCAACAAGAACCTCGACACGCCGTTCGCCAACAGCCAGATTCCGTATCTCTACCACCCCTACGTCGGCCACGACAACAACCGCGACATGTACATGTTCACGCAGAAGGAGAGCCAGCTCACGGCGAAGCTGCTGTGGCAGGACTGGTTCCCCGCGGTGTGGCTCGACGAGCACCAGCAGGGCAGCGGCGGCGCGCGGATCTTCGTGATGCCGGCGACCGACCCGATCAATCCGAACGTCCACCCGCTGATCTACCGCTGGAACGGCATCCTCGGACAGTCGCAGGCGGCGGCGCTCGAGGCGGCGGGCAAGGAAGGGATCATCTACAACTCGACGTACACGAACTTCTGGCAGGGAGCGATGGCGTGGAGCGGCTGGTGGCACAACCAGGTCGGCCTGCTCACGGAGGTGGCGAGCGTGCGCGTGGCCGCGCCCACCGAACAGCAGCGCGCCGTGCCGGGCACTCCGGCAGGCTCGGCGCAGGGGGGCGGAGCGCCAGGCGGCCGGGGCGGCGCCGCGACGGGCTCGGGGCGAGGCGGACGCGGGGACGGCGGCGGGATGCTGCCGCCGCCCAACGACGTCAATCCCCGCACCGAGTATCCCCGCCCGTGGATGGGCGGCCGGTGGACCCTGCGCGACATCGTCGATTACGAGCTGATCGCGACGATGGGGCTGCTCGATACGCTGGCGGATCGGCGTGAAGCGCTGCTGCGCCAGATCTACGAAGTGAACCGCGTCACCGTCGAGAACGGGCGCAAGGGGGATCCGGCGGCGATCGTGATTCCGTTCGAGTCGCAGCACGACCCGCAGGAAGCGGCCGTCCTCGTCGACAAGCTGCAGATGGCCGGCGTGGAGGTCTATCGGGCCGACGCGCCGTTCGAGGCGGACGGCCAGCAGCATCCGGCAGGCACCTTCGTGGTGCCGATGGCGCAGGTTTTCGCGCGCTACGCCAAGGACATTCTCGAACGGCAGACCTATCCCGAAGTCCGGCGCTCGCCGACCTCGCCCCCCGAACCGCCGTACGACGTCACGGCGTGGTCGCTCGGCATGCTGCTCGGCGTCGATCACGTCGTCGTCCGGCGTCCGCTGGCGGAGGGAGTGAAGCTGACCAGGCTCACGGCGGCGCCGAAGCTCGAAGGACGCGTGACCGGCACGGCGTCGGCGCGGCAGCCGTACGTGTTCGACTATCGCGGACCGCTTGCGGCACGGGCGATGAACCGTCTGCTGAAGGACGGCGCACGCCTCGCGCTCGAGCCCGCGGCGGATGCCCGTCCGGCGCGGGTGTGGGTGCTGAGCGCGAACCGCAAGTCCATCGATGCCGTCGCCGCCGATCTGGGGATGCGTATCGGCACCGCGGAGGGGAGCGCGCCGGCCGGCGCACTCCCGATCAAGGCGCCGCGCGTCGGCATGTACTCACCCTGGACCGGCGGCAACATGGACGAAGGGTGGACGCGCTGGGTCCTGGAGCAGTACGAGTTCGGCCTGACGACGCTGCACAACGCCGAGTTCCGCGCCGGCAAGCTGCGCGAGAAGTTCGATGTGATCATCCTGCCGGATCAGAGCCCCAACGGGATCGTGAACGGGGCGAACGGTCCGGCGATCCGTCCGGAGTATCGCGGCGGCATCGGCGACGAGGGGATCGCGGCGATCCGCGAGTTCATCGCCCGCGGCGGGACGCTGGTCACGCTCGGCGCGGCGTCGGATCTGGCGATCGAACGCCTGGGCGTTCCGCTGAAGAACCTGAAGTCCGGGCTGTCGCGGGACCAGCACTTCGCGCCCGGGACCATCCTGCGCATCGAAGTCGACACGGCAAACCCGATCGGCTACGGCATGAAGGGACAGACGACCGGGTTCTACAACAACAGTCCGTTCTTCAGCCAGGTCGAAGGGTTCGCCTCGCAGCGGCTGCAGGTGGTCGCACGGTATCCGAATTCCGACGTGGTCGCGTCAGGCTGGCTGCGGGGGGAAGAGCTGATGGCCGGACGCGCCGCGGTGGTCACGGCGGACATGAATCCGGGCCGGATCGTGCTGTTCGGCCTGCGGCCGCAGCACCGCGCGCAGACCCACGCCACGTTTCCGATGCTGTTCAACGCGCTCTATCTGTCGACGGCGGACGCGCGGACCGGTTCGTGAAGGCCGAATAATACTGAAGAAATCCTGAGATTGCCCCGCCGGCTCGGGCATAGAATCCGCCGCGAGGAGGGCTCGTGGCGCGCCGTGCTGTTTTCTACGGACTGATGCTGTCGCTGCTCGCGGTGCTGCCGGCGGCGGCGCAGGGACTCACCGGCGCCTTGATCGGCGTGGTCAAGGATCCGCACGGCGGCGTGATCCGCGGCGCCGAAGTGCGCGTGAGCTCCGATGCGCTGATCGGCGGTCCACACCGCCAGCTCACCAACGAAAAGGGACAGTTTCGCTTTCCCGCGCTGCCGCCGGGCACCTTCAGGCTCGAGGTGTCGTTCAAGGGCTTCGCGCCGCGGCGCGAGGAAGGCATCCTCGTAGCCTCGGGTGCGACCATCGAGCGCGTGAGCCTGCTCGAGCCGGCCGGCGTCGCCGAGGCGGTGGTCGTCGACGGCGGCGTCTCGCGGATCGACGCGCGCGATCCCGGCTTCGGCACGCGATTCGGCCCCGAGGATCTTCGCGCGATCCCCAGCCGCCGCGCCAGCATGTTCGACGCGCTGCGCAACACGCCCGGCATCTCGCCGACGTCGCCATCGAGCGGAACCGCGACGACCATCTCGGCGTTCGGGTCGGGCGCCAACGAGAACCAGTTCCTCATCGACGGCACCAACACGACATGCCCGTGCAACGGCGTCGCGCGGTCCGAGCCCGGTGTCGATTTCATCCAGGAGATCCAGGTGCAGTCGGTCGGCGCCTCCGCGGAGTTCGGCAACGTGCAGGGCGCGGTCATCAACGTGATCACCCGCCAGGGCAGCGAGCGGTTCGCCTACGACGCGTCCTACTACGGGCAGCCGTCCAATCTCACCGCGCAGCCGGTCACGCTCGCCTACGACAACGGGCGGCGCCGGAGCGGATACGAACGCGCGCGGTACCGGGATCTCACGACCAATCTCGGCGGCCCCGCGATCCGCAACCGCCTGTGGTTCTTCGCCGGATACCAGTACCTCCGCGACTACGACAGCCAGCCCGCGACCGATCCGCTGACGCCGCGGAAGTACGAGCAGAACAAGGTCTTCGCCAAGCTCACCTGGAGCTTCGGACCGGCGTGGCGCGTCGAGCAGACGTTCCACGAGGAGTTCTGGCAGAACCCGGATCAGCCGCGGGTCGATCGGCCGATCGAGACGACGGCGCGGCAGAACGCGCGGGTCCCGGCCGCGACCTACGCCCACGTCACGCACACCGTCTCGCCGCGCACCGTCTGGGACGCGCGCGTCGGCCGGTTCGACTATCTCGCCAGGCAGCCGCCGTACACGGGAGACACGTCGACGGCCAACCGTGTCGATGCGGTGACGAACGTCCAGAGCGGCGGGCCGGCCAGCTTCGGCGGTCTGGTCCTGATTCGCACCGTCGGCAAGGCGACGCTGAACCACTATCGCACCAGCCTCGGGCGCGCGGATCATGCCTTCAAAGTGGGCGCGCAGCTCGAGCGCGGCGAGCACCACACGGCGCAGGTCATCCCCACGGGTGTGCGCTACAGAGACAGCAACGGTCCGCTGAGCGCGACCTACGCCGAGCCCTCGAATACGGGGGCCGCGTTCCTCACCCTCGGACTGTTCGCGACCGACGCCGTCACCGTCGGCGAGCGGCTGACGGTGAACATCGGCGTGCGCTACGACCGCAGCCGCGCCTTCAGCCAGGACCTGCCGCGCGTGGATCTCACCGGCCGTGAGACCAACGAGATCGTGGCCGGCCTCGGCACGCTGTACGTGTGGAACATCCTGTCACCGCGCATGGGTGCGACGCTGCGCCTGGATCGCAGCGGCCGGACGATCCTGCGCGCCAGTTACGGGCGTTTCGCGCAAGGCGTGCTCACCGGCGAGCTGGGCGGCTTCCATCCGGGCTCGACCCGGACGGTGACGAAGGCGTACGTCCCGGCGGACGGCGGCTACACGAGAGAGACGCTTGTCGTCGACACGGCCAACCAGGTGCTCAATCGCGACCTTCGCGCGCCGCGCACCGACGAGTACGGCATCGGCGTCGATCGCGAGATGGCGCCGCGGCTGCAGGCGGCGGTCGCCTACATTCGCAAGTCCGGCGCGCACTACATCGGCTGGCAGGACATCGGCGGCATCTATCAGCTGCGTCCGCACAGGCTGGCGGACGGGCGGACGATCGACGTGTACGAGCGGCAGAATGGCGTCGCGGACCAGCGGTTCCTGTTGACCAATCCGCCGGGCTGGTCGATGACCTACAACGGGCTCGTCACCGCGATCGAGAAGCGGCGCGCCAACGGCTGGCAGGCGTTCGGTTCGTACACGTTTTCCCGTTCGTCGGGCCTGCAGGCCGGCTCCGGCGCAAGCGCGTCGGCGCAGCAGGTCAGCTCGATTGCGCCGCCGCCGGCGCCCGGCGGACTGTCGTTCGGCCGCGATCCCAACGATCTCACCAACGCGCGCGGGATCCTCGCGAACGACCGGCCGCACGTCTTCCGCCTGATGGGCGCCGCCGACGTCCCGCGCACCGGACTGGTGCTCGCCGCCAACCTGCAGCACCTCACCGGCAAGCCGTGGGCGGCGTCGGCGCAGGTCTCGGCGCCGCAGAGCCCCAACCTGAGGATCCTGCTCGAACCGCGCGGCACACGGCGGCTCTCGTCACAGACCCTGCTCGACCTGCGTATGTCGCGGCGCTTCGCGCTCGGTCAGGGGCGCGGCATCGAGCTGCTCCTGGACGTGCTCAACGCGCTGAACGAGTCGGCCGAAGAGAGCATCGTGGCCGACGTGCAGACGTCCGAGACGGTGAAGCTGAATCCCACCTTCGGGCAGCCGAACGCCTTCGTGGACCCGCGCCGGGTGATGCTCGGCGTGCGCCTCAATCTGGGAAAACCCTGAAGCTGTCCTGAGACTCGCGGGCACCGCATCCGTAAGGTGCTGACATGAAGAATCTGCTTCGCACCGCCGCCGCGGCCGTCGCGCTGCTCGCCAGCGCGGCCGTCGCACACGCCGACACCGTCCTGAATTGGAACGCGATCGCGGTCGCCACCTCCGCGGGCAATCCGTTCAACCAGGCGCGCATCCTCGCCACCACGCAGCTGGCGGTCTTCGAGGCCGTCAATGCGATCGACAGAACCTACGAACCATACCTGGGCACCGTGGTTGCCCCGGCCGGCGCCTCGGTCGACGCCGCCGTGATTGCCGCGGCGCACGGTGTGCTCAAGGCCTACGTGCCTTCCGCCGCCGCGTCGCTCGATGCATCGCGGGCGTCCTCCCTCGCCGCGATTCCGGACGGCCCGGCAAAGGCGGGCGGCATCGCCACGGGCGAGGCGGCCGCCGCTGCGCTGCTCGCCAACCGCCTCAACGACGGCTCGACGCCGGCGGAGTTCTATCTGCCGGCGTCGACCGATCCGTATCAGTGGCAGCTGACCGCCGGGTGCTCGGCCGCGGGCGGCGTGTCCGCCCACTGGCCAGGACTCAAGACGTTCGGCATTGCCGACGCCGCCGACTTCCGCGCCGATCCGCCCCCGGCGTTGAACACGCCGCAGTACGCGCGGTCGTTCGACGAGGTGAAGCGAGTCGGCAGCAAGACCAGCGCCGAACGGCCGCAGGACCGCACCGACGTCGCCCGCTTCT
It contains:
- a CDS encoding TonB-dependent receptor, whose translation is MARRAVFYGLMLSLLAVLPAAAQGLTGALIGVVKDPHGGVIRGAEVRVSSDALIGGPHRQLTNEKGQFRFPALPPGTFRLEVSFKGFAPRREEGILVASGATIERVSLLEPAGVAEAVVVDGGVSRIDARDPGFGTRFGPEDLRAIPSRRASMFDALRNTPGISPTSPSSGTATTISAFGSGANENQFLIDGTNTTCPCNGVARSEPGVDFIQEIQVQSVGASAEFGNVQGAVINVITRQGSERFAYDASYYGQPSNLTAQPVTLAYDNGRRRSGYERARYRDLTTNLGGPAIRNRLWFFAGYQYLRDYDSQPATDPLTPRKYEQNKVFAKLTWSFGPAWRVEQTFHEEFWQNPDQPRVDRPIETTARQNARVPAATYAHVTHTVSPRTVWDARVGRFDYLARQPPYTGDTSTANRVDAVTNVQSGGPASFGGLVLIRTVGKATLNHYRTSLGRADHAFKVGAQLERGEHHTAQVIPTGVRYRDSNGPLSATYAEPSNTGAAFLTLGLFATDAVTVGERLTVNIGVRYDRSRAFSQDLPRVDLTGRETNEIVAGLGTLYVWNILSPRMGATLRLDRSGRTILRASYGRFAQGVLTGELGGFHPGSTRTVTKAYVPADGGYTRETLVVDTANQVLNRDLRAPRTDEYGIGVDREMAPRLQAAVAYIRKSGAHYIGWQDIGGIYQLRPHRLADGRTIDVYERQNGVADQRFLLTNPPGWSMTYNGLVTAIEKRRANGWQAFGSYTFSRSSGLQAGSGASASAQQVSSIAPPPAPGGLSFGRDPNDLTNARGILANDRPHVFRLMGAADVPRTGLVLAANLQHLTGKPWAASAQVSAPQSPNLRILLEPRGTRRLSSQTLLDLRMSRRFALGQGRGIELLLDVLNALNESAEESIVADVQTSETVKLNPTFGQPNAFVDPRRVMLGVRLNLGKP
- a CDS encoding vanadium-dependent haloperoxidase; the protein is MKNLLRTAAAAVALLASAAVAHADTVLNWNAIAVATSAGNPFNQARILATTQLAVFEAVNAIDRTYEPYLGTVVAPAGASVDAAVIAAAHGVLKAYVPSAAASLDASRASSLAAIPDGPAKAGGIATGEAAAAALLANRLNDGSTPAEFYLPASTDPYQWQLTAGCSAAGGVSAHWPGLKTFGIADAADFRADPPPALNTPQYARSFDEVKRVGSKTSAERPQDRTDVARFYAATSPAYIFNMAARQIAAAQGRSLAHNARALALINMAISDAAVASFGTKYHYTTWRPETAIHNAEVDDNPRTEADPTWEPLITAPCFPSYTSNHASLSSGGAEVLRRLYGEGEHAIVITNAAFPTLTYQYTEFKQILQDISDARVYGGIHFRYDQDAGEQLGRAVGTAVFKGNLRRVNGPES